Genomic DNA from Kwoniella shandongensis chromosome 10, complete sequence:
TAGCTCCTTCCCCATTGCTTGTCGTGTCAAGTGGCATCGACCCGGCCGATGCGAAGCCATTCATGGATCCCAATCCCATGCCTCGACGGGGTGgttcgtcctcctcctcttctctcacgcGAGGGGATGGGGGCCTtgtctcgtcctcttcggaTGCTGATTCGCCGGATGATTCATCGGACCCAGACGGTGCTTCAGCCGCAGCATCTcggacttcttcttcttcttgcacTTCCGTCTCCTTCGGACCAGATGAAACGAACGCGGGAGCCCTATAGAAACACAGTGAGTCCACAATCGCAGGACGGGCACCAAAAGAGATCACATACCTTGTCCAATCGCTCCGTGTTGCACTTgcacctcctcgaccttttGAGCCTACTCCCCGTCCTCCTctaccttgttcttcttcttcgccaaagaTCCCTTCCCAAGCCGATTCCTTACCACCCCTACCAGCCGTCTTTCTCCGCTTGTTCCCCTTATTTTCGAACAACCGCCTCTCAGCGCGAGaatcctcatcttcctgaGAATCATACTCGTCGACAGACCCCGATGCAGAGGCCTCGGAGTCGGATCCGTCCGACAAGTAGGCGTTCTTCCTACGAGGCATGACGTTTTTGGGTGACGTGAAGCGGACAAAACGGAGCTTTGAACGTATGAATCAGGTTGTTGTACGCTTTCATGGAATGAGGAGTGAGTTCAGTGGCAACAATAATCGCGAGTTCATAGCCGCACGCCTAGTTCAGTTATTTCATAGTAAGAGTAGGCATGGAAGGATGTGGCGGGATCTTCAAGTTGAATCTAAAACGTCACTAACCAGATGCTGTACCGGCGGGTCGGAATCACAGCACCTGTCGCTCGTATGTTTCTGTTGATGTATAAACGTTGAGGgttcctttctttcttcttcatctttcaccctcaccctTTCTTTACTATCTACCAAATCACAATGTCCGCTGATAGCCAGCTGGAACTCCTCTTCGACCCTTCACTTATTCCCTCATCCTTTCAGCAAGGACTAGGACCTGATCTTTATGTAAGTCGGCTGAGACCAATCCGCACTGTGATCTCGCTCTGACCCGCCTTAACAGCTACGACCACTATCCTCAACAGACAATGCCCGAGGTCATTTCGACCTGTTGTCAGTGTTGACGGTCgcacctcctctctctgcgAAGACGTATAAAGATACGTTCAACGAGCTCAAATCTTGTCCCAACACATACTTTACCATTGTCATTGTTCATCGCGAGTCAGACAAGGTAGGTCGCGTTCTAGCTCACAAAAGATTCATGGTGACATACTGATTGAACGCCAACTTGTAGGTCGTCGGTTGTGGATCTCTTATTGTTGAACGCAAGTTCGTTCGTAATGCGGGTCTAGTTGGACATATTGAGGACATTGCCGTCTCCAAGACGATGCAAGGGAGAAAGTTGGGTATCAAGATCATCAAGGCGTTGGAGGAGATCGGTCGCACAAGGGGCTGTTACAAGATCATTCTTGACTGTAGTGATAGTAACATCCGTGAGTCCGCATCTGTCAAATCATCGAGTCATGCTGATCTTTCCTGCCATACCAATCAGCTTTCTACGAGAAATGCGGGTGAGTACCTTCATCGCGATGTCTTGTCCCATAACTGACCCTACCATAGTTTCAAACACAAGGAGTTCCAGATGGTGCGATACTTGGCCGATCCCTCGAACGTTGCCAAGTCAGCCACTTCCTCCAGATTATAATCTTAGTCAATCAGATACCACCCATCGTTTCGACATCAGTGCATCCCAATCATTATAACGCGTCACGAGTGCTTTAACGACCCCATGGACAATCAGGACAATTCAAGTGTACCACATATCAACACTACCGCAATGCATGTCATGTTTTATGCCACAGTGGAAAAGACGTATCAAATGCGTATGAACGATGATGGGACGATAAGGTGGAGCTTTATACACTACAATTTGGTATCTATCAGTCTATTCACCGTCAGAGCTATCCGAGAGTACAACAAGCGGATCATTCCTGGTTCCGTGATCTCCATCTCCGGTCGATCGACGGTGCACACTTGAGCCGAATGACGGTCGAGGCCAGCTTTGGTTTGGCCCGGGGTTTGGGGGTACAATGAGGGGAGCTCGAACAGCTTCAGCAGACGGGGTGTGTAACGTCGGGATTGTTGTGGTATATGGACGGTCGACCGGCCCAGCGTTGGGCTGCTGCAGACCTAGTCTCTCCGTTTCTAGTCGTCGGTATAAGCCATCTCTTAAAGATCGTAGTTCGTCGAGTCGCTCTCTCATAGACGAGGTGGACAGCAACTCGGCTCCTACTTCGAGATCGGGAGTATGGTTGATGGGTTGTCCGAGCGCGGGCAGATTTCGTGATGCTCGGCGTACGTGACCTTGCCGATCTCGCCGTAGGCCGTCTGGGAGATCTTGCAGTCGGAGagcaagatcatcctcgtacTCTCGAGTCCTTTTATAGATTGGCTTGGGATTGACGCGAAGCTGAATAGCTTTCCAATCGCTACGACAGAAAACCCGGGTTAGGTATAGCAGGGGGGAGTGTGTTTGGGTTGACCTAcgccatcttctccttcctctccatcatcatggcGACTTTCTCTGCTCCGTCAGGAAGATTTTGGAGCTTACGTTCGATGATttgatcgacgatgatgttggCAATGAAGGGGGTGACTTGGGCCACCATCACTCGGCAATGGGGGCATGTTTGTTGCTGTGCGATGTCAGCGGGTCATGTAAATCGTAGACTCACATTGTTGGTCTTGATCCATTGCCAGAGGCATGGCCCGCAGAATGTATGTCTACGAAATTCACATGAGTGGGGGAAGCACAAAATGTCAACTCACCCGCAAGGGACAATCGCTTGTGATGCTCCTCTGCAAAAAGCATGAGCTTACGTCGTCATACTGTCGTCGAACAGCTCACAGAATTTGCGAGCAGCTGTAGAGAAAAAGGTCAGCTAGACGTCCGATGAGACGCTGTATCCTATGTCACTTACATCCCACACTCTAGCTCTTCATACCATTCCTCCGTCTTCACTGGTACTTTGATTTCCTCGAACGTTCTAATTACACGTGGTCCAGCAGAGTGGGGTCTCATGATCCGGCTGCGAGTTCGCGTAGGCGACGGAAGTGAATCTCGTCttgaaggcgaggaagacgacgccGTGGAAGTTGGAGGGATGACAGGTGATCGAGGAGAACTTTGTATCACGGCAGCACCGCCAGGCGTGTTTGACGGTAAAGACATTgatggaggacgaagacCAGAGGATGAGCACCGATGCTGCGTAAGTAGCACCAGGCGCCGCGCAATGGCAGGTCGGAAGGAGATACCTCAATAGCCTTATAGCGTCGGAGCCTCGTCTATGAGTCCAGGAAGCGCAATTGATGCGAGAAGGAACCAAAGTATAATTCAATAGTTAGCGACGCGAACTTTATATGCTCCAAATCAACTCGGACCTCGAATGacgatcacctccacccgcGATAACCGGGTTGGGTTCATAGATAACTGAAGCCAGTTATCTTCTCGTTCGAATTCACTCCTCCcacatcttcaccctcaccagATCCAATGTCACGCTCTCCCATCACATGTCACGGTGGGTCATCTATCAATGACTGTGCATGCAATCATCTGACGATTGACGCCAGTACTTGATGCTGCCCTGGGCAAACCAGCCCCGGGGGTGAAAGTATCTCTTGACGTACTCAGTCTGGCCTCGCAGACTGCAAGCGCGGTCACACCTGAAGACCTGCCCAAGACCCTCGCTTCTGGGTGCGTTCTTTCCGGACAGGATGATAAAGGCCCTGCTGATTCTCTGCAACCAGTGTCACTAACGCGGACGGCCGCTGTTCCGACCTCCTCGCCTCTGAGACGCAGCTATCACCTGGAGTGTATAAAATGACCTTTTTCAGCGGCGAATACTTTGAGTCTATAGGCAGCAATACCTTCTATCCTcttgtcgaggtgagttagGTATCTCTCGACCGACTGAATCGCTAACCTGGCTCAAGATCACATTCACATATGCCGACCCTAAACAACATTACCATATCCCGCTTCTCATTAGCCCTTTCTCGTATACCACTTATCGAGGCAGCTAGATACCCATCAAAAATGCAAATGATCACATGGCGTGAAGTACTGAGCATCTGCTAGCCGTCCCTCGCCACTTCTAGATGAGCTTTAATGAACGCTTCGATCTGATTGATATAGTTGTCAGAAAGGGAGTAGTCGCGACCAAACTCTTCCGCAGCGGTACGTGGATCGGCTGAAGCGGGGTCAGCTTGGCAGTTCGGGAAACCGAGGGTCGGTAGAGAAGGGATGAACCTACAATCTAGGCTGTATACAAGGGGTATGGCGGGCGCGTCATCACTACGAGAGGTGTTAGCGAACAGTTGTTTTCCCTTTCACAACCAACCTCAGGTCAATATCGATTGTCAGAGTTCGTGCTTGGTCGCCGGTCTCGGTCGTGCGGGGAACTGACCTGAACTTCGTCAGTAAAGACCGAGCGAGTACTGGACTTACTTTGGCATCGCATCTGTAACCTGACGCTCGTACGTCTGTCTACAGGTCAGCAGGACAAATTCTGCATCAGTGGAGGGACGTACGTTTCGAATGCCTTCTTCTGCAAACCTCTCCATTGCGCTCGACCAAACTCGAACTTTACCGTCAGATCCACCTGAGATGACGTCCCCATTCGGTAGGGCCGACGTGGACCATACTGTTTGACAAGGATGAAGCATTACAGCGTATTCGCTTTGATCTACGTTGTGTTAGTTTTCGGCCTGTTTGGCAGATCGACCTTACCTTTCCAGAGCCTCTGTGAGTAAGTCAGTGGGTGCAACAGACGCAGGTAATCAACTTACGACAGTGTGATCCTCTCCACATGACAGCAAGCCCCCATCTGGCCCCAACGCAATGTGATATGCGTAATCGGTATGACCGCGAAGCGTGTACAGTACGCTCCCGGATAAGTCCCATATTCGAATGAGCCTGAATGATCAGCTTTCATCTAGGCGGCACGACCTACCCATCATTGCAAGCGCTAGCAAAGGTATCTCCTCCCGGTAGCATTGTAAGACTCCGTACAGGCTCAGGAGACCCTTTTATCCTGAGCAGAAGTTCACCATTGGTGTTCCACAGGTTGATCAGGCGGTCCGCTGTTCAAAGTTATCACCATTCGATAAAGGCTGCATAGTCGACCTACCCGAACCTACATGTGAGTGTCATACACTTGGCATAATACTCACCAGTCAAGTAGTGGCCCTCCTTGGGGCCTTCCTCAACGATAGCGACCCCCCACACCGCTTGATCGTGTCCTTCTAAAATCAGATCGCAGTTCCATTCGCCCGACTCTCGCGACCACACCCTGGCGGTTTGGTCCCAGCTCCCGctgatcaacttcctccGCGTCTGAGAGTAGTTCAAGGCGCACACATTCAAGGTGTGACCAATCAGGCAGGCACGACTTTCCGAGTCGAGGGCGGACAAcgagtgaaggaggatgagggaggagtTGCCTCCGGAAGCCAGCAGATCTGCGGTCAGCTCGTCCAATAATATTGACCtaccttcttcgtcactgTTGGCCGGTATATGAGCCAGGGAGTTGACATACGCATGGTGTCCGTTCAGCAATCCTGCAAGGTTGAACTAAGCTGCAATGTTAGAGGTGATCCGTCTGATAGCGAAAACGCTAATCACCTGGTTGTGCTCGGTTCGCTTCCAAATTGCGACGCTGGAGTCTCTAGATGCGGAAGCAAGCAGATCGTCATTGATCGCTAGTACAGCTTTCACATCATCGGAATGGGGTGGGACCAGCTCACAGCTGAGCTGATATCGACTGCTAGGAGTGGTCATGGTGTGTAAGGAGAAATGTTGATAgattacaacaacaacaatgatCAACCTCCAAGGACCGCGACACTGAAAGTGGAGGCAAAACGATTGTGACATCATCACACTTTATGCTTTGTTTGGTATAATTGTTCCAGCTCCTTGCCATAAATCTTACGACGAAAGTGATCATCGTATCGCCAGCTGTATGACCCTCCATTCCTCAACTCTGGGAAGACCTCCTTCAAGCCTGGTGATGTCCATACACCAGAAGAGTCTGCAATATCGGAGCTGAGCAGACTGCGCAGCTTCAACCAGTGTTTTAATTTTCGAGCGGCTCGTCGATTAGGACTGATACTAGCCGAAGCGACGTCTCCAACTTCTGGCACAAAGAACCTACATACATGGGAAATCCGTCACCCAAGGTAATGTCTTGTGACTGAACATACTCACGCAAAGAACGTGGCCCACCCAAGAGGTCCCAACATCTCACGACGAAGCCAAGCGGGTGCGGCAGTTTGGCTTGTCCCGTGCCAGAAGATGCACACGCTCATGATAAACATGATGAGACTTCCCGCAAAAGGTATTGCATCGACAAGTACTTCAAGTCCCAGTCGATAGCGGCCGATCTGCGATTAGCTCCCATCTGACAAGTGAACTCACAGGGCAGGGTAGCATGCCCTCAACAGCCCAAGCGTATGCCTTCATTCGCTGCAGGGCTTTCTTATCGGACACTACTAATCGCCTCGGTGGTGAGACACCAGACTACGAGACATCAGCCTTATCGTATTATCGTATCATTGTCATCCAACTAACTTCGTGATCTATATGTTTCGGATCGCTCATGGTCAGACCGCATGTAGCGATCTTGACCGGACTGTTCTGTTTCTTGAGCTCGGCGAACAGACAGTAAATCCTGAAGAAAGGCTATGCGTGTTATTACTCGTTAAGACTTATGACTCACATGAAGGTCGCCATTCTCAATCGCTTTTCGAGCGAGCTCAACCAGATGCTCCCAGTCACGATACTTCTCGTATTTACCAAATTTCCTGTGTTCGTATCGAGGCCAATATATGTCTTTGAA
This window encodes:
- a CDS encoding hydroxyisourate hydrolase, with protein sequence MSRSPITCHVLDAALGKPAPGVKVSLDVLSLASQTASAVTPEDLPKTLASGVTNADGRCSDLLASETQLSPGVYKMTFFSGEYFESIGSNTFYPLVEITFTYADPKQHYHIPLLISPFSYTTYRGS